One Lycium barbarum isolate Lr01 chromosome 5, ASM1917538v2, whole genome shotgun sequence genomic window carries:
- the LOC132642408 gene encoding protein VERNALIZATION 3-like, with protein MTRDPLIVSGVIGDVLDPFTRCEDFSVLYNNSMAVYNGCALRPSQVVNQPRVDIGGNDPHAFYTLIMVDPDAPNPSNPTLREYLHWLVTDIPGTTGVNFGNEVVCYESPRPSMGIHRYIFVLFRQLCREAISAPDIIDSRHNFNTRDCARFHNLGMPVAAVYFNCNRESGTGGRRL; from the exons ATGACAAGGGATCCTCTAATAGTTTCAGGGGTAATAGGGGATGTGTTGGATCCATTCACAAGGTGTGAAGACTTTAGTGTGTTGTACAACAATAGCATGGCGGTTTACAATGGCTGTGCCTTGAGGCCTTCACAAGTTGTCAACCAGCCTAGGGTTGACATTGGAGGAAATGATCCTCACGCTTTTTACACTCTA ATTATGGTGGATCCTGATGCTCCAAACCCAAGCAACCCAACCCTGAGGGAGTATCTACACTG GCTGGTCACAGATATCCCAGGAACTACAGGGGTTAACTTTG GCAATGAAGTTGTATGCTACGAAAGCCCGCGGCCTTCAATGGGAATTCATCGCTATATTTTCGTGCTGTTTCGGCAATTGTGTCGAGAAGCTATCAGTGCTCCCGATATTATTGATTCTCGACACAATTTTAACACAAGAGACTGTGCAAGGTTTCACAATCTTGGTATGCCTGTTGCTGCTGTTTACTTCAATTGCAACAGGGAGAGTGGTACCGGTGGCCGTCGCCTATAA